From a single Streptomyces sp. 1331.2 genomic region:
- a CDS encoding amino acid permease, with protein MSANTTKPTATAQVPHQAGPHGHGGDGHLKAGLKNRHLSMIAIGGVIGAGLFVGSGAGIASTGPGILLSYALAGALVVLVMRMLGEMAAADPQSGSFSAYADRALGRWAGFTIGWLYWFFWVVVLAVEATAGAKILNQWVPGVPQWGWALIVMAVLTSTNLFSVASYGEFEFWFAGIKVVAIAAFLVIGTLAAFGLLPGTHAVGASNLTGHGGFLPHGVGAVFTGMLTVVFAFMGSEIVTLAAGESEDPQKAVTKATNSVIWRIGIFYLGSILLVVTLLPWDSAEVKASPYVAVLDHIGIPGAGQVMDVIVLTAVLSCLNSGMYTASRMAFSLGQRGDAPKAFAKVTERGVPRVAILSSVVFGFVAVFFNYTSPDTVFAFLLNSSGAVALFVWLVICATQLRMRKIIEREMPERHTVKMWLYPYLTWTAMGMIGFVMAYMFTDADGRKQMYLSLVAAAIVLAASAVVGRRRRAAVAAGS; from the coding sequence ATGAGTGCGAACACCACGAAGCCGACGGCAACCGCCCAGGTCCCCCACCAGGCGGGGCCGCACGGGCACGGTGGCGACGGCCACCTGAAGGCCGGGCTCAAGAACCGCCACCTGTCGATGATCGCCATCGGCGGCGTGATCGGCGCCGGCCTCTTCGTCGGCTCCGGCGCGGGCATCGCGTCCACCGGCCCCGGCATCCTGCTGTCCTACGCACTGGCCGGCGCGCTGGTCGTGCTGGTGATGCGGATGCTCGGCGAGATGGCCGCGGCCGACCCGCAGAGCGGCTCGTTCTCGGCGTACGCGGACCGCGCGCTGGGCCGCTGGGCCGGGTTCACCATCGGCTGGCTGTACTGGTTCTTCTGGGTCGTGGTGCTCGCGGTCGAGGCGACGGCCGGCGCGAAGATCCTCAACCAGTGGGTGCCCGGCGTACCGCAGTGGGGCTGGGCACTGATCGTGATGGCGGTGCTGACCTCCACCAACCTGTTCTCGGTGGCCTCCTACGGCGAGTTCGAGTTCTGGTTCGCCGGGATCAAGGTGGTCGCGATCGCCGCGTTCCTGGTGATCGGCACGCTGGCCGCCTTCGGCCTGCTGCCCGGCACCCACGCGGTCGGCGCCAGCAACCTGACCGGCCACGGCGGCTTTCTGCCGCACGGCGTGGGCGCGGTGTTCACCGGCATGCTGACCGTGGTCTTCGCCTTCATGGGCAGCGAGATCGTCACCCTGGCGGCCGGCGAGTCGGAGGACCCGCAGAAGGCGGTCACCAAGGCGACCAACAGCGTGATCTGGCGCATCGGAATCTTCTACCTGGGCTCGATCCTGCTCGTGGTCACCCTGCTGCCGTGGGACTCGGCCGAGGTCAAGGCCAGCCCGTACGTGGCGGTGCTGGACCACATCGGCATCCCGGGCGCCGGCCAGGTGATGGACGTCATCGTGCTGACGGCCGTCCTGTCCTGCCTCAACTCCGGGATGTACACGGCCTCCCGGATGGCCTTCTCGCTCGGCCAGCGCGGCGACGCCCCGAAGGCCTTCGCCAAGGTGACCGAGCGCGGCGTGCCGCGGGTGGCCATCCTCTCCTCGGTGGTCTTCGGCTTCGTCGCGGTCTTCTTCAACTACACCTCGCCGGACACCGTCTTCGCCTTCCTGCTCAACTCCTCCGGCGCGGTCGCGCTGTTCGTCTGGCTGGTGATCTGCGCCACCCAGCTGCGGATGCGCAAGATCATCGAGCGGGAGATGCCCGAGCGGCACACCGTCAAGATGTGGCTGTACCCGTACCTGACCTGGACCGCGATGGGCATGATCGGGTTCGTCATGGCGTACATGTTCACGGACGCCGACGGGCGCAAGCAGATGTACCTGTCGCTGGTCGCCGCGGCGATCGTGCTCGCGGCCTCGGCCGTGGTGGGCCGCCGGCGGCGGGCCGCGGTGGCGGCGGGCTCCTGA
- the ku gene encoding non-homologous end joining protein Ku translates to MQTTWKGTISFGLVSIPVHLYSATQEHDVPLHQVHAKDGGRVRMKRYCEREEKEVPYAEIAKGYESPDGRTVTLSDEDLADLPLPSKKVIDVLAFVDEGEIDPLMFSKAYYVGVADKAAAKPYALLRDALTDSGQIAVTKIALRTRESPAVLRVHDNTLVLQTCIWPDEVRPAAGIAPEEGVTVRPQELKMARSLMDTLSEDFDLSQLHDDYQQALQQVITARLEGVEIPHEEEAGEAPDNVIDLMEALRSSLKQAKGGPKGGRGPAGAAEAEPEAEPEEEPAPRKRAPAKKTAAAAKKTAAKKTSEAKTPAKGSATKTASAAKKTTSRKSAAPRKAS, encoded by the coding sequence ATGCAGACCACCTGGAAGGGGACGATCAGCTTCGGGCTGGTCAGCATCCCCGTCCACCTCTACTCCGCGACGCAGGAGCACGACGTCCCGCTGCACCAGGTGCACGCCAAGGACGGCGGCCGGGTGCGGATGAAGCGGTACTGCGAGCGGGAGGAGAAGGAGGTCCCGTACGCGGAGATCGCCAAGGGTTACGAGTCCCCCGACGGGCGGACCGTCACGCTCAGCGACGAGGACCTGGCCGACCTGCCGCTGCCGAGCAAGAAGGTCATCGACGTGCTGGCCTTCGTGGACGAGGGCGAGATCGATCCGCTGATGTTCTCCAAGGCCTACTACGTGGGCGTCGCCGACAAGGCCGCCGCCAAGCCGTACGCCCTGCTGCGCGACGCGCTCACCGACTCCGGGCAGATCGCCGTCACCAAGATCGCGCTGCGCACCCGGGAGTCCCCCGCGGTGCTGCGGGTGCACGACAACACGCTGGTGCTGCAGACCTGCATCTGGCCCGACGAGGTCCGCCCGGCGGCCGGGATCGCACCCGAGGAGGGTGTCACCGTCCGGCCGCAGGAGCTCAAGATGGCGCGGTCGCTGATGGACACCCTCTCCGAGGACTTCGACCTGTCCCAGCTGCACGACGACTACCAGCAGGCGCTGCAACAGGTGATCACGGCGCGGCTGGAGGGCGTGGAGATCCCGCACGAGGAGGAGGCGGGCGAGGCCCCGGACAACGTCATCGACCTGATGGAGGCGCTGCGCAGCAGCCTCAAGCAGGCCAAGGGCGGGCCCAAGGGCGGGCGCGGTCCGGCCGGGGCGGCGGAGGCGGAACCCGAGGCGGAACCGGAGGAGGAGCCCGCGCCGCGCAAGCGCGCCCCCGCGAAGAAGACCGCCGCGGCCGCGAAGAAGACCGCCGCGAAGAAGACGTCGGAGGCGAAGACGCCGGCGAAGGGGTCGGCGACCAAGACGGCCTCCGCGGCGAAGAAGACCACGAGCCGGAAGTCCGCGGCTCCCCGCAAGGCCTCCTGA
- a CDS encoding NADP-dependent succinic semialdehyde dehydrogenase: MPIASVNPATGETLQTFEPLDAAGIEQRLARAEAAFHSYRSTPFPVRAGLMLAAADLLDQDLEAVARTMTEEMGKPLAASRAEAAKCAKAMRWYAENAEALLADEQPAPADVADSGAARAYVRYRPIGPVLAVMPWNFPFWQVIRFAAPALMAGNVGLLKHASNVPRTAVAIEELFRRAGFPEGCFQTLLIGSGAVEGVIRDRRVAAVTLTGSEPAGRAVAATAADEVKKAVLELGGSDPFVVLPSADLDAAVRTAVRARVQNNGQSCIAAKRFIVHTDVYDRFTAGFTAAMQALRVGDPMDEATDVGPLASRQGRDDLEELVEDARTHGARVECGGGRPEGWDSGWFYEPTVLTGITPAMRIHQEETFGPVATVYRVADLDEAVAVANDTPFGLSANVWTTDGAEQERFVRDIQAGGVFFNGMTASHPALPFGGVKRSGFGRELSGHGIREFCNVTTVWIG, translated from the coding sequence ATGCCCATCGCCAGCGTCAACCCCGCGACCGGCGAGACCCTGCAGACCTTCGAACCGCTCGACGCGGCCGGGATCGAACAGCGGTTGGCCCGCGCCGAGGCCGCCTTCCACAGCTATCGCAGCACGCCGTTCCCGGTCCGCGCCGGACTGATGCTCGCCGCGGCCGACCTGCTGGACCAGGACCTGGAGGCGGTCGCCCGCACCATGACGGAGGAGATGGGCAAGCCGCTCGCCGCCTCCCGGGCCGAGGCCGCCAAGTGCGCGAAGGCGATGCGCTGGTACGCCGAGAACGCCGAGGCGCTGCTGGCCGACGAGCAGCCGGCCCCGGCCGACGTCGCCGACTCCGGGGCCGCCCGGGCTTACGTCCGCTACCGCCCGATCGGACCGGTGCTGGCCGTGATGCCGTGGAACTTCCCGTTCTGGCAGGTGATCCGGTTCGCCGCACCGGCCCTGATGGCGGGCAACGTCGGCCTGCTCAAGCACGCGTCCAACGTGCCGCGCACGGCGGTGGCGATCGAGGAGCTGTTCCGGCGGGCCGGCTTCCCGGAGGGCTGCTTCCAGACCCTGCTGATCGGCTCGGGCGCGGTCGAGGGCGTGATCCGGGACCGCCGGGTCGCCGCCGTCACCCTCACCGGCAGCGAGCCGGCCGGGCGGGCGGTCGCGGCCACCGCGGCGGACGAGGTCAAGAAGGCCGTGCTGGAGCTGGGCGGCAGCGACCCGTTCGTCGTCCTGCCGAGCGCCGACCTGGACGCGGCGGTGCGCACGGCCGTCCGGGCCCGGGTGCAGAACAACGGCCAGTCCTGCATCGCCGCCAAGCGCTTCATCGTGCACACCGACGTCTACGACCGCTTCACCGCCGGCTTCACCGCGGCGATGCAGGCGCTGCGGGTCGGCGATCCGATGGACGAGGCCACCGACGTGGGCCCGCTGGCCAGCCGCCAGGGCCGGGACGACCTGGAGGAGCTGGTCGAGGACGCCCGGACGCACGGCGCCCGGGTGGAGTGCGGCGGCGGGCGCCCGGAGGGCTGGGACAGCGGCTGGTTCTACGAGCCGACGGTGCTGACCGGCATCACCCCGGCGATGCGGATCCACCAGGAGGAGACCTTCGGCCCGGTCGCCACCGTCTACCGGGTCGCCGACCTGGACGAGGCCGTCGCGGTCGCCAACGACACCCCGTTCGGCCTCAGCGCCAACGTCTGGACGACCGACGGGGCCGAACAGGAGCGCTTCGTGCGCGACATCCAGGCCGGCGGGGTGTTCTTCAACGGGATGACCGCCTCCCACCCGGCGCTGCCGTTCGGCGGCGTCAAGCGCTCCGGCTTCGGGCGGGAGCTGTCCGGGCACGGGATCCGGGAGTTCTGCAACGTCACCACGGTGTGGATCGGCTGA
- a CDS encoding DUF6158 family protein, whose amino-acid sequence MRHADDPHIRPAGISPHALGNDTLLHELEQLHRTRHETFLYGSEDALKRHTLRTGELEAEYLHRFPNRQVTAARTRAGARAREAAARVESLPE is encoded by the coding sequence ATGCGGCACGCCGACGACCCGCACATCCGGCCCGCGGGCATCTCCCCGCACGCCCTGGGCAACGACACGCTCCTGCACGAGCTGGAGCAGTTGCACCGCACGCGCCACGAGACCTTCCTGTACGGCTCGGAGGACGCGCTGAAACGGCACACGCTGCGCACCGGGGAGCTGGAGGCCGAGTACCTGCACCGCTTCCCCAACCGGCAGGTCACCGCGGCCAGGACCAGGGCCGGTGCCCGGGCCAGGGAGGCGGCGGCCCGGGTGGAGTCACTGCCGGAGTGA
- a CDS encoding ArsR/SmtB family transcription factor has translation MTDTTDPTDPTDEPRGAREIQDSRVLAALTHPLRRRLLDLLKVDGPATVGKLAERTEQAVGNVSHHLKVLAESGLIEEAPELARTRRERWWRRADRELSWTRADFDGDPVTEAVADAAGSILLERQVELVREWAVRRAGYRPDWRDGCSVATQAWLRLTPEEARSLAADLHEVIQKWANRPVPEDGCERETVLAFAHSVPAKP, from the coding sequence ATGACCGACACGACCGATCCGACCGATCCGACGGACGAGCCGCGCGGCGCCCGGGAGATCCAGGACTCCCGGGTGCTCGCCGCCCTCACCCACCCGCTGCGCCGCCGGCTGCTCGACCTCCTCAAGGTGGACGGCCCCGCCACGGTCGGGAAGCTGGCCGAGCGCACCGAGCAGGCGGTGGGCAACGTCAGCCATCACCTGAAGGTGCTGGCCGAGAGCGGACTGATCGAGGAGGCGCCCGAGCTCGCCCGGACCAGGCGCGAGCGGTGGTGGCGCCGCGCGGACCGTGAACTCAGCTGGACCAGGGCCGACTTCGACGGCGACCCGGTCACCGAGGCGGTCGCCGACGCAGCCGGATCGATCCTGCTGGAGCGCCAGGTCGAGCTGGTCCGCGAATGGGCCGTGCGGCGCGCCGGGTACCGGCCCGACTGGCGGGACGGCTGCTCGGTGGCCACCCAGGCCTGGCTGCGGCTCACCCCGGAGGAGGCCCGGAGCCTGGCGGCGGACCTGCACGAGGTGATCCAGAAGTGGGCGAACCGGCCGGTGCCCGAGGACGGGTGCGAGCGCGAGACCGTCCTCGCCTTCGCCCACAGCGTCCCGGCCAAGCCGTGA
- a CDS encoding MFS transporter, producing the protein MSAVLAPERASGRARSRWGLFARRDFRLLWAGETVSKLGSNITSVALPLVAVLALDAGPLATGALTAAVWLPWLVFGLPAGVWVGRVPRRTVMIACNLASAVLFASVPVAGWFGALTLAQLLVVAVSTGVSSVFFDAAFEAYLPELVAPEDLIEGNAKLQGSASAAAVAGRGLAGLTVQLLGATTGLLADAASFLVATVTLLRIRARPRPAPAGTAAEGTLRQAREGLVFLLRDPYLRSFTLYGAAANFALTGYQSITALFLIREAGVAPGWVGGLASAGAVGGVLGALAARPLCRRLGTARALRTVLVALSPFGMLMALAGPGPGMLLYLVGALVVVAAVVFCNVVLDSFRQSYLPPALLSRVAATSMCANHATIPLGALAGGALGAVIGLRATMWVMTGLLALCAALPLLSPLRTVRELPTGAAEAVR; encoded by the coding sequence GTGAGCGCGGTCCTGGCCCCGGAGCGGGCGTCCGGGAGGGCCCGCTCGCGCTGGGGTCTGTTCGCCCGGCGCGACTTCCGGCTGCTCTGGGCGGGCGAGACCGTCAGCAAACTGGGCAGCAACATCACCTCCGTGGCCTTGCCGCTGGTCGCAGTGCTGGCACTGGACGCCGGACCGCTCGCGACGGGCGCGCTGACCGCCGCGGTCTGGCTGCCGTGGCTGGTGTTCGGCCTGCCGGCCGGAGTCTGGGTCGGCCGGGTGCCCCGACGGACCGTGATGATCGCCTGCAACCTCGCCTCCGCCGTCCTGTTCGCGAGCGTGCCGGTGGCCGGCTGGTTCGGGGCGCTCACCCTGGCGCAGCTGCTGGTGGTCGCCGTGTCGACCGGGGTCTCCTCGGTGTTCTTCGACGCCGCCTTCGAGGCCTACCTGCCCGAGCTGGTGGCGCCCGAGGACCTGATCGAGGGCAACGCCAAGCTGCAGGGCAGCGCCTCGGCGGCCGCGGTGGCGGGGCGCGGACTGGCGGGCCTGACCGTCCAGCTGCTCGGCGCGACGACCGGGCTGCTCGCCGACGCCGCGAGCTTCCTGGTCGCGACCGTCACCCTGCTGAGGATCAGGGCCAGGCCCCGCCCCGCCCCGGCCGGAACCGCGGCCGAGGGGACGTTGCGCCAGGCCCGCGAGGGTCTCGTCTTCCTGCTGCGCGACCCCTACCTGCGCTCCTTCACGCTCTACGGTGCGGCCGCCAACTTCGCGCTCACCGGCTACCAGTCGATCACCGCGCTGTTCCTGATCCGGGAGGCCGGAGTCGCCCCGGGCTGGGTCGGCGGGCTCGCCTCGGCCGGCGCGGTCGGCGGAGTGCTCGGCGCGCTGGCCGCCCGGCCGCTGTGCCGACGGCTCGGCACGGCCCGCGCGCTCCGGACCGTGCTGGTTGCGCTGTCGCCCTTCGGCATGCTGATGGCCCTGGCCGGACCGGGCCCCGGGATGCTGCTGTACCTGGTGGGGGCGCTGGTCGTGGTCGCGGCGGTGGTGTTCTGCAACGTCGTGCTCGACAGCTTCCGGCAGTCCTACCTCCCGCCGGCGCTGCTCAGCCGGGTCGCCGCCACGTCGATGTGCGCCAACCACGCCACCATCCCGCTCGGCGCCCTGGCCGGCGGCGCGCTGGGCGCGGTGATCGGCCTGCGCGCCACCATGTGGGTGATGACCGGACTGCTGGCGCTGTGCGCGGCGCTGCCGCTGCTGTCTCCGCTGCGCACGGTCCGGGAACTGCCGACCGGAGCCGCGGAGGCGGTGCGATGA
- a CDS encoding adenosine deaminase, translated as MPLPKAELHLHIEGTLEPELAFELAARNGVRLPFADTEELRTAYSFSDLQSFLDLYYALMAVLRTEEDFADLADAYLARAAEQGVRHAEIFFDPQAHTARGVPLGVVVDGLTRALERSEERYGISTQLIMCFLRDESADSALETFEAARPYFDRIAGIGLDSAEVGNPPAKFREVYRRAAEAGLRRVAHAGEEGPASYITEALDVLGVERIDHGLRCLEDGELVARLVREQIPLTLCPLSNVRLRCIDTLADHPLREMLEAGLLVTVNSDDPAYFGGYVEDNFRAVHAALGLDQDTLRRLAANSFRASFISDRRRAELLAEVEEFVF; from the coding sequence ATGCCGCTTCCCAAGGCCGAACTCCACCTGCACATCGAAGGCACCCTGGAGCCCGAGCTCGCCTTCGAGCTCGCCGCCCGCAACGGGGTCCGGCTGCCGTTCGCCGACACCGAGGAGCTGCGCACCGCGTACTCCTTCAGCGACCTGCAGTCCTTCCTGGACCTGTACTACGCGCTGATGGCCGTGCTGCGCACCGAGGAGGACTTCGCCGACCTCGCCGACGCCTACCTGGCGCGGGCCGCCGAGCAGGGCGTGCGGCACGCGGAGATCTTCTTCGACCCGCAGGCGCACACCGCCCGCGGGGTGCCGCTGGGCGTGGTGGTGGACGGCCTGACCCGGGCGCTGGAGCGCAGCGAGGAGCGGTACGGGATCAGCACCCAGCTGATCATGTGCTTCCTGCGGGACGAGTCCGCCGACTCCGCGCTGGAGACCTTCGAGGCCGCCCGGCCGTACTTCGACCGGATCGCGGGCATCGGCCTGGACTCGGCCGAGGTCGGCAACCCGCCGGCGAAGTTCCGCGAGGTGTACCGCCGGGCCGCGGAGGCCGGGCTGCGGCGCGTCGCCCACGCGGGGGAGGAGGGCCCGGCCTCGTACATCACCGAGGCGCTGGACGTCCTCGGCGTGGAGCGCATCGACCACGGGCTGCGCTGCCTGGAAGACGGCGAGCTGGTCGCCCGGCTGGTCCGCGAGCAGATCCCGCTGACCCTCTGCCCGCTCTCCAACGTCCGCCTGCGCTGCATCGACACGCTGGCCGACCACCCGCTGCGGGAGATGCTGGAGGCCGGCCTGCTGGTCACCGTCAACTCCGACGACCCGGCGTACTTCGGCGGCTACGTCGAGGACAACTTCCGCGCCGTCCACGCCGCCCTCGGCCTCGACCAGGACACCCTGCGCCGACTGGCCGCCAACTCCTTCCGCGCCTCGTTCATCAGCGACCGCCGCCGGGCCGAACTCCTCGCCGAGGTCGAGGAGTTCGTCTTCTAG
- a CDS encoding dihydrofolate reductase family protein, with protein sequence MRRRIVLFVSLSVDGYFEGPDHDLSWNLVDDEVHTHFNRELARMGGFVSGRVTHELMASVWPTADQDPAADGPMREFAGIWRAMPKTVFSRTLDHADWNTTIVREVTPESIAALTAGPGGDLSLSGANLVESFLAQDLVDEFRLYVHPVVLGRGTLFFRPTGRPTPLTLQDTHRFTNGVTLNHYVRSGPSPLDG encoded by the coding sequence ATGCGCCGCAGGATCGTCCTCTTCGTCTCGCTCTCGGTCGACGGCTACTTCGAGGGCCCGGACCACGACCTCAGCTGGAACCTGGTCGACGACGAGGTCCACACCCACTTCAACCGGGAGCTCGCCCGGATGGGTGGTTTCGTCTCCGGCCGGGTGACGCACGAGCTGATGGCCTCCGTCTGGCCCACCGCCGACCAGGATCCGGCCGCCGACGGCCCGATGCGCGAGTTCGCCGGCATCTGGCGCGCCATGCCGAAGACGGTCTTCTCCCGCACCCTCGACCACGCCGACTGGAACACCACGATCGTCCGCGAGGTCACCCCCGAGTCGATCGCCGCCCTCACCGCCGGCCCCGGCGGCGACCTCTCCCTCAGCGGCGCGAACCTCGTCGAGTCCTTCCTCGCCCAGGACCTGGTCGACGAGTTCCGCCTCTACGTCCACCCCGTCGTCCTCGGCCGCGGCACCCTGTTCTTCCGCCCCACCGGCCGCCCCACCCCGCTCACCCTGCAGGACACCCACCGCTTCACCAACGGCGTCACCCTGAACCACTACGTGCGCAGCGGCCCGTCCCCCCTCGACGGGTGA
- a CDS encoding vitamin K epoxide reductase family protein: MTPAAPEAATPEATDPAERTTYGASRPFAWLLLVGGAVGLFASAVLTLDKIRLLKDPSYVPSCNINPIISCGSIMRSAQAEAFGFPNSLIGLVAFGVAVAVGAGLLAGARYRRWFWLGLQAGTVFGIGFVSWLMYQALYRIGALCPYCMVVWAAVIPLFWYTTLHNLRSGVIPVGPRLRVVVREAARYHWVVPALGYAVVALLVLNRFWYYWSTLI; the protein is encoded by the coding sequence GTGACGCCCGCTGCTCCCGAGGCCGCCACCCCCGAAGCCACCGACCCCGCCGAGCGGACGACGTACGGCGCGAGCCGCCCGTTCGCCTGGCTGCTGCTGGTCGGCGGTGCGGTCGGCCTGTTCGCCTCGGCGGTCCTCACCCTGGACAAGATCCGGCTGCTGAAGGACCCGTCGTACGTCCCCAGCTGCAACATCAATCCGATCATCAGCTGCGGTTCGATCATGCGCAGCGCGCAGGCCGAGGCCTTCGGCTTCCCCAACTCGCTGATCGGGCTGGTCGCCTTCGGGGTGGCCGTCGCGGTCGGCGCCGGGCTGCTCGCGGGTGCGAGGTACCGGCGCTGGTTCTGGCTCGGCTTGCAGGCCGGGACGGTCTTCGGGATCGGCTTCGTGAGCTGGCTGATGTACCAGGCGCTCTACCGGATCGGCGCGCTCTGCCCGTACTGCATGGTGGTGTGGGCCGCGGTGATCCCGCTGTTCTGGTACACCACGCTGCACAACCTGCGCTCGGGCGTGATCCCGGTGGGCCCGCGCCTGCGGGTGGTCGTCCGGGAGGCGGCCCGCTACCACTGGGTCGTCCCGGCGCTGGGGTACGCGGTCGTCGCGCTGCTGGTCCTCAACCGGTTCTGGTACTACTGGAGCACCCTGATCTGA
- a CDS encoding DsbA family protein — MSNTRKTDKKTSATERMRSARVRAERSDRIRRRVVVGAASAAVLALAAGVAFAVGGSSGSGSDAAANGPLVVPANATGSNGTVITYGKADAPHTLEVYEDFRCPFCEQLETTTGPTVQQLADAGTYKIEYHLATFLDKNLGGKGSRTALAAAGAALNEGVDKFKQFHDVLYANQPDERSDAFGDVNRLLELAGQVPGLKTDSFVKAVQDGTYAPWAAKVNEEFDKSDVTGTPTVKLDGKKLDVLTNGKAVSPEQFTALVKQVTG; from the coding sequence ATGAGCAACACCCGTAAGACCGACAAGAAGACGTCCGCCACCGAGCGCATGCGCTCCGCCCGGGTCCGGGCCGAGCGTTCCGACCGGATCCGCCGCCGGGTCGTGGTCGGCGCAGCCTCGGCCGCCGTGCTCGCGCTCGCGGCGGGCGTGGCCTTCGCCGTCGGCGGCTCCTCCGGCTCCGGTTCGGACGCCGCCGCGAACGGCCCGCTGGTCGTCCCCGCCAACGCGACCGGCTCGAACGGCACCGTGATCACCTACGGCAAGGCGGACGCGCCGCACACCCTGGAGGTCTACGAGGACTTCCGCTGCCCGTTCTGCGAGCAGCTGGAGACCACCACCGGCCCGACCGTCCAGCAGCTCGCGGACGCCGGCACGTACAAGATCGAGTACCACCTGGCGACGTTCCTCGACAAGAACCTCGGCGGCAAGGGCTCGCGCACCGCGCTGGCCGCCGCCGGCGCCGCATTGAACGAGGGCGTGGACAAGTTCAAGCAGTTCCACGACGTGCTCTACGCCAACCAGCCCGACGAGCGCAGCGACGCCTTCGGCGACGTCAACCGCCTCCTGGAACTGGCCGGCCAGGTGCCCGGGCTGAAGACCGACTCCTTCGTCAAGGCCGTCCAGGACGGCACCTACGCGCCGTGGGCCGCCAAGGTCAACGAGGAGTTCGACAAGAGCGACGTGACCGGCACTCCGACCGTCAAGCTGGACGGCAAGAAGCTGGACGTCCTGACCAACGGCAAGGCCGTCTCGCCCGAGCAGTTCACCGCGCTGGTCAAGCAGGTGACCGGGTGA